The Planktothrix agardhii NIES-204 genomic interval CTTTAGCCCCCGGTCATCAATTGCAATATGAGGCAAATCAGTTTGATTTAGCGATCGCCACCGGATGGAGTTGTTACTATCCAATCAGTTATTGGAAATTGGTTTTAAAAGAAGTCAAGCGGGTAGTTAAACCCGGGGGAGATTTTGTTTTTGATGTTCTGATTCCCGATGCTGAATTAGCCGAAGATTGGGCAATATTAGAAACCTATTTAGGCACAGAAGTTTTCTTGGAAACCCTAGAAAATTGGGAAACGATCATTAAAGAAACGGGGGCTAAAATTTTAAAACGCCAGCCCGGAACTTTGTTTCAACTCTATAAAATCCGCTTTTAAACGGAATCATGATCATTGACGTATTGTTAATTGGTGCTTTAGGATTTCTGGGGAGTTTTGGTCACTGTTTGGGAATGTGCGGCCCCTTAACCGTTGCTTTTTCTGTTTCCGATGAATCCCTCTCCCCTGGCAAAATTCCCTGGCAATTTCACCTATTATTAAATTTCGGCCGGATTCTTAGTTATGCCTTAATTGGGGCGATGATTGGCGGGTTGGGTTCGGTTTTAATTGCTGGGGGACAAATGGCAGGAATTGGCAGTATTTTTCGCCAAGGGATGGCGATTTTTACTGGAATTCTATTGATTATTTTAGGATTAGCTCAAATTAATCCTACCGTCTTTCGTCGTTTCCCGATTATCCATCCCTTATCCCCGAAAAATTTACATAATTACCTAAGTAAAATCATGGTAAATGTATCTTTACAAAATCATGTTTTTACTCCAATTTTATTGGGATTAATTTGGGGTTTAATTCCCTGTGGTTTTCTCTACACAGCCCAAATTAAAGCCGCAGAAACAGGAAATTTAGGGTTGGGAATGCTAACTATGTTAGCCTTTGGACTCGGAACTTTCCCGACAATGTTAGGGGTGGGATTATTAACCGGAAAATTCACCGCCGACCGTCGCGGTCAACTCTTTAGACTGGGGGGATGGATTACTTTATTAATCGGAATTTTAACCCTATTAAGAACCGGAAATCATGTTGATTATACTGGTTATGGATCTTTAATTAGTTTAATGTTCGCCTTAATTGCCCGTCCAATTAGTCGGTTATGGTCGCAACCTTTAAAATATAGACGCTTTTTAGGAGTTGGTGCATTTGTATTAGCTATTGTTCATACGGTGCAAATGTTAGATCATACGTTTCAATGGAATTTAACTGCTTTTGAATTTATGATTCCCCAACATCAACTGGGAATAATAGCGGGGGGATTAGCATTATTATTGATGATTCCGGCGGCGATCACCAGTTTTGATCATATTCAAAATTATTTAGGAATATTCTGGCGTAGAATTCATTTATTAGCGGTTCCCGCATTAATTTTTATAGTGATTCATGCTCTGTTCATTGGTTCTAATTATTTTGGTAGATTTGATCTAACATTTTTTGATCAATTAAGAGGTTTTATTTTTATTATTGTAACTTTAATGGTATTATTGATTAGGTATCTGCCTGTTTGGTCAATATTGGGATTAGAAAAATTTTATGTTGCGCCCCTTAAGCAAAAATAAGTCTTTAAAATTATTATTAATTATTGGAACATTCCTCTGTGTTCAACCCCTACAAAAATTCTCCTATTCTAACCCGGCTATTGCCCATGAAGTAGAAGTGTCTGGAGATGTGGCGGTAACATTCCACCTAGAACCTAATCATAATCCCCGGTCAGGAGAAAAAGCAATAGTTTGGTTTGCATTAACCCGTCGCGGCGGAAAAATCATTCCCCTATCTGAATGTAATTGTCAATTGGCGATTTATCGAGAACCTCGGTCATCAAATACACAGCCATTAATGCAGCCCCAATTAAAAGCTATTTCTGCGGAAAAATATCAGGGTATCCCCGGAACAGAAATTATATTTCCCCAAGCTGGAATTTATCAATTAGAATTGAAAGGAACTGCTAAAAATAATAATGATTTTAAACCTTTTAAAACCAGTTATTCTGTGACAGTTCGATAAATTTTAACCAAATTTTATCACCAGGTAGGGGCGGGTTAGAGTTAATCTTTCCTTCTCACAAACAATCTACCTAAACCCGCCCCTACGGGTTAATAATGATTATATACAGACATTGGCCCCCAGCCGTCCCCCGAAACCCGATGTCTGCAACTCGAAAAAGTTAGAAGATCGTTGCTGCGGTGATCCACCTTTCAGATAAAATGGTATACGCGACATCCAAATAAGGAAAAATAGGACATGAGTGATACGTTTGACAGAGTGAAGAAAATTGTTGAAGAACAATTAGATGTTGAACCAGACAAAATCCTACCATCAGCAAGCTTTACCGATGATTTAGGCGCTGATTCTCTGGATATAGTGGAACTGGTGATGGCGTTAGAAGAAGAATTTGAAATCGAAATTCCTGATGAAGCAGCTGAAAAAATTCTGACAGTTCAAGAGGTTGTAGACTACATCAAAGACAAGGTACCAGCATCAGCTTAATCTTTTAAACTGATTTAAAATCAACATAAAAAGCGTGGGATTAGCCGTTTTTCAGTACCGCAGGAACTTTACTGCATCCGACTGTCTGAACTAGGCAATCCTAACCCATTTTAATTTAACTGCTGTTATAGCGTTAGTTTTGGTTCTCACTGACGTTCTGCATTTTGGGTGATCAATTTTTGAATTGAATATCATGACTACGATGAATTTGAAGCGGGTTGTTGTAACTGGTTTAGGGGCAATTACTCCGCTTGGAAATACTAAGGCTGAATATTGGGACGGGTTAATTAACGGACGCAACGGAATTGGCCCAATTACCCGATTTGATGCTTCAAAACACGATTGTCGCATTGCTGGTGAGGTAAAGGGATTCGACCCCTGTGATTACATCTCGCGCAAGGAAGCCAAGCGTATGGATCGCTTCGCTCAGTTTGCGGTAGCGGCTAGTCAACAAGCTGTTTCTGATGCCGGATTCGTGATTAATGACTTAAATGCAGAACAGGTGGGTGTCATTATTGGAACGGGTATTGGCGGACTGAAGGTGCTTGAAGATCAGCAAGAGATCTATTTAACTCGTGGCCCCGATCGCTGTAGTCCGTTTATGATCCCGATGATGATTGCTAACATGGCGGCCGGACTCACGGCGATTCATACCGGGGCAAAGGGGCCCAACTCCTGTTCGGTGACGGCCTGTGCAGCTGGGTCAAATTCCGTGGGCGATGCCTTTCGTTTAATTCAACGGGGCTATGCTCAAGCGATGATTTGTGGCGGCACCGAAGCGGCCGTTACTCCGTTATCGGTGGCGGGATTTGCAGCAGCCCGGGCACTTTCTACTCGCAATGATGAACCCCTAATCGCCTGTCGTCCCTTTGATCGGGATC includes:
- a CDS encoding ferric reductase domain-containing protein, yielding MIIDVLLIGALGFLGSFGHCLGMCGPLTVAFSVSDESLSPGKIPWQFHLLLNFGRILSYALIGAMIGGLGSVLIAGGQMAGIGSIFRQGMAIFTGILLIILGLAQINPTVFRRFPIIHPLSPKNLHNYLSKIMVNVSLQNHVFTPILLGLIWGLIPCGFLYTAQIKAAETGNLGLGMLTMLAFGLGTFPTMLGVGLLTGKFTADRRGQLFRLGGWITLLIGILTLLRTGNHVDYTGYGSLISLMFALIARPISRLWSQPLKYRRFLGVGAFVLAIVHTVQMLDHTFQWNLTAFEFMIPQHQLGIIAGGLALLLMIPAAITSFDHIQNYLGIFWRRIHLLAVPALIFIVIHALFIGSNYFGRFDLTFFDQLRGFIFIIVTLMVLLIRYLPVWSILGLEKFYVAPLKQK
- a CDS encoding acyl carrier protein is translated as MSDTFDRVKKIVEEQLDVEPDKILPSASFTDDLGADSLDIVELVMALEEEFEIEIPDEAAEKILTVQEVVDYIKDKVPASA
- the fabF gene encoding 3-oxoacyl-[acyl-carrier-protein] synthase II; its protein translation is MTTMNLKRVVVTGLGAITPLGNTKAEYWDGLINGRNGIGPITRFDASKHDCRIAGEVKGFDPCDYISRKEAKRMDRFAQFAVAASQQAVSDAGFVINDLNAEQVGVIIGTGIGGLKVLEDQQEIYLTRGPDRCSPFMIPMMIANMAAGLTAIHTGAKGPNSCSVTACAAGSNSVGDAFRLIQRGYAQAMICGGTEAAVTPLSVAGFAAARALSTRNDEPLIACRPFDRDRDGFVMGEGAGILLLEELDCALSRGARIYAEMVGYGMTCDAYHITSPVPGGEGASRAISLAMKDAGITPEQISYINAHGTSTAANDTTETAAIKRVLGESAYKITVSSTKSMTGHLLGGSGGIEAVATAMAIAEDRVPPTINLDNPDPECDLDYVPHHSRAQVVNVALSNSFGFGGHNVTLVFRKFQP